The DNA segment CGGAACTCGCCCGCTTCCAGGCCCCGCACGCCGCCCTCTTCGGCTGCAGCGACTCGCGCCTCGCGGCCGAGATCATCTTCGACAAGGGCCTGGGCGACCTCTTCGTCGTGCGCAACGCCGGCCAGGTCATCAGCGACAGCGTCATCGGCTCGCTCGAGTACGCGGTCGCCGTGCTGAAGGTGCCGCTGATCCTCGTTCTCGGGCACGACGAATGCGGGGCCGTGGCCGCCGCCATCACCTCGGTGAGTTCGGATGCTCCGCCCCTGCCCGCGCACATCCGCGGCCTCGTCGACCAGATCATGCCCGCCGTCGAGCGCGTGCGCCGTGCCGCAGCGGCTGCCGCACCGGGCTCGGAGTCGGACGCCACCGTCGCCGACCCGGGCGCGATCGACGCGCAGGAGGTCGGCCGCGAGCACCTGCGCGACACGGTCGCCGCCCTGCTCGAGGCCAGTGAGCTCATCAGCGACGAGGTCGCGGCGGGTACGCTGGCCATCGTGGGTGCGAACTACCGGCTGCGCGAAGGCCGGGTCGTGCCCGATGTCGTCGTCGGTCAGCTCTAGCCGGGCATCCGCCCCGCCGAAGCCGACCGCCTGCCACCGCGACCCTCCCTCAACCGATCCGTGACATAAGGACACCGCCGTGAGCACCGAGACCGAGTACCGCATCGAGCACGACACCATGGGCGAGGTGCGCGTTCCGCGCAGCGCCCTCTACCGGGCGCAGACGCAGCGCGCCGTCGAGAACTTCCCCATCTCGGGCACCGGCCTCGAGAGCGGCCAGATCGTCGCCCTCGCGCAGATCAAGCGCGCCGCCGCGATCGTCAACGCCGAGCTGGGCATCCTCGACACCGAGCGCTCGCAGGCGATCGTCGCCGCCGCCGACCAGATCATCGGCGGGGCCCACCACGACCAGTTCCCGGTCGACACCTACCAGACCGGTTCGGGCACCTCCTCGAACATGAACATGAACGAGGTGCTCGCCACCCTCGCGTCGACGGATGCCCTCGCGGTGCACCCGAACGACCACGTCAACGCCTCCCAGTCGTCGAACGACGTCTTCCCGACCTCGGTGCACCTCGCCGTCACCGCCGCGCTGCTGCACGACCTGATCCCCGCGCTCGAGCACCTCGCCGGCGCCCTGGAGGAGAAGGCCGCGCTGTGGAAGACCGCCGTCAAGGCCGGCCGCACCCACCTCATGGACGCCACCCCGGTCACCCTCGGGCAGGAGTTCGCCGGCTACGCGCGGCAGATCCGCCTCGGCATCGCCCGCGTGCAGTCGACCATCGAGCGCGTCGCCGAGGTGCCGCTCGGCGGCACCGCCACCGGCACCGGCATCAACACCCCGCTCGGCTTCTCGCAGAAGGTCATCGCCGAGCTCGCCGCGACCACCGGCCTGCCGATCACCGAGGCGCTCGACCACTTCGAGGCGCAGGGCGCGCGCGACGGCCTCGTCGAGGCCTCGGGCGCGCTGCGCGTGCTCGCCGTCTCGCTGACCAAGATCTGCAACGACATCCGCTGGATGGGCTCGGGCCCCAACACGGGCCTCGCCGAGCTGCACATCCCCGACCTGCAGCCGGGCTCGTCGATCATGCCCGGCAAGGTCAACCCGGTCGTGCCCGAGGCCGTGCTCATGGTGTGCGCGCGCGTCATCGGCAACGACGCGACCGTCGCCTGGGCGGGCGCCTCGGGCTCGTTCGAGCTCAACGTGGCGATCCCCGTCATGGGCACTGCGCTTCTCGAGTCGATCCGCCTGCTGGCGAACTCGACCCGCGTGCTCGCCGACAAGACCGTCGTCGGCCTCGAGGCCAACCTCGACCGCGCCCGCGCCCTCGCCGAGAGCTCGCCCTCGATCGTCACCCCGCTCAACAGGGTCATCGGCTACGAGGCGGCGGCGAAGATCGCGAAGCACTCGGTGGAGAAGGGCCTGACCATTCGCGAGGCCGTCATCGACCTCGGCTTCGTGGAGCGCGGCGAGGTCACGCTCGAGCAGCTCGACAGCGCGCTCGACGTGCTGAAGATGACCGCGCCCGGCCTCTAGGTGTAACGACCCGGGACGTTGTGAACGTGTGAAGTAGCGAAGACCTCCGGAACGATGTGGGTATCTGACAACTCTCATCGAGACCGGAGGTCTTCGTGGTTCACGCTAATGCCGATCTGACACCGAAAGGGCGTCTGCGTGTCGCTCGCGCCGTCGTCATCGACGGGTGGAGTCTTGCTCGAGTCGGGGAGCGGTTTCAATGCTCGCCAGCAACAGCGAAGAAGTGGGCCGATCGATATCGAGCAGGCCAGCCAATGACCGACCGCAGCTCGCGACCCCGTCACTCGCCCCGACGCCTCAGTCAGCGCACGGAGCGACGGATCATTGCGTTGCGATTCACGCGCCGCTGGGATGCGCGTCGGATCGCGTGGCATCTGGGGCTCAACCCCTCGACGGTCGGTCGAGTGCTGGCCCGCTATCGAATGCCTCGGCTGTCGCACCTGGACCGCAACACCGGCTTGCCGATTCGGAAGCAGCAACCGGTCCGGTTCGAAGCGGCTGCCCCTGGGGACATCGTCCACGTTGACATCAAGAAGCTCGGTCGTATCCCGGACGGTGGAGGGTGGCATGTTCATGGTCGCGGGTCACCCCAAGACCGTCGTGCCGGTGCTGCCCGGGATCGCGCTGGCCGACGCGGAGCCTCGTCATCGCGCGGCTACACGTTCCTGCATCACGCCGTCGATGGATGCACAAGGTTGGCCTATTCCGAAGAACTTCCGGATGAGCGCAAAGAGACCGCGGCCGCGTTCTGGGTTCGTGCTCGCCAGTTCTTCGCCGATGCCGGCTTCGAGGTCAAGGCGGTCATGACCGATAACGGCGCCTGCTACCGATCCCGTGACTTCGCCGCCGCTGTCGGACAGGCCCGACACATCCGCACCCGCCCCTATCGACCGCAAACCAACGGCAAGGTCGAGCGCTTCAACCGCACACTGGCCGCCGAATGGGCTTACGCAGCGAACTACACCTCCAACGAGGCCCGATCAGCGACCTACGCTGACTGGCTCGAGGAATACACAATCGCCGACGACCCCACAGCGCCCTCGACGGTCACACGCCCGCTTGCCGCGTTCACAACCTCACGGGTCGTTACATCTAGGCCAGGCGGCCGAGTGCCGCCAGGCTCAGGCCATCCGGTGCGCGGCGATGGCGGGGGGCGAGAGCGAGGAATGCCCCGATCAACCCCACGGTCGCACCCAGCGCGGCGTAGACCGTCCAGGCGAGCGAACGTGACCCCGTGTACGGCGGCAGCGTGTCGGCGATCGCCATGCCGATTCCGAAGGTGGCGAAGCCCTGGCCCAGCACGACGAATCCCAGGGCGAGCAGCGCCATCGGCGCGACGACAGCGAGCCGAGCGGGTTCCGGCGTGCCCCGTCGTCGCATCCACAGCTGCACGGCCAGAAGGATGACGGCGAGGATCACGCCACCGACCGCCCAGACCGCAACCACGATGATCGCGGAAATCACCTCGCTCGGCAGAAGTGCCGCGTACAGCTCCTCGATCGTGAGGGCGTTGTCCGTCTGATCGAGCGGCCCCCACACGAGACCCTCGACCGCGCCGAAGCCGACCGCGGCAAGAAGCGCGACGACGCCCCCCGCCACGATCGTGGACGAGGATGGCCGGGTCATGCGAGGGGCCCGGGCGAGGGCGAGGGTCTCCCGGGGTCGAGGCGTGACCTCCCACGCGATGAATGCGGTCACCGACCCCACAACGAGCGCGAGCAGGCCGAGGCCGTACAGCAGCGGTTCGGTGCTGGGCACGATCGCCGACTGCACCGGCCACACCGCGACCAGCAGCACGCCGACGGACAGCGCGAGAACGACCAGCACCGAACCGAAGCGGATGCGGGGCCGCCGTGTCGCCGCCAGGACCAGCAGGGCCACACCGACGACGGCGCTCACGAGCGAGATCAGGGCAGGCGCAACGACCACTGGGAGGAGGGCCGGCGCCTCGGTGGCCACGTCGTCGACACCGGCAAGGCCGCCGATGCCGATGAAGCCGACCGTCGAGCCCAGAGCCGCGGTTCCGATGAACGCGGCTGCCCATCGTGCGCGGCGCCACGACTGCCGATCGAGCTCCAGCGGGTCGGCGCCGATCGACCCCGCCCGCGCGAGCAGGGCGAAGCGAAGCGCGCCCACTGCGATCGAGCGACGCGGGATCCCGGCGTCGTCGGCGTCGCGGAGGTCAGCGGCCCACTGCTCGGCATACCGCTCGCGGAGCTCGCCCGGCGGGAGCATCCGGAGCGCCAGACGCACCGTGCGGGGCATCGGAGGAGTGCCGCCCTGCTCTCCGGCGCCGATCACGCGCGCGCCGATCCGCTGATCGGGAAGAGCGGGCTTGCGGTGCGTGCGGTCTGGGTACGTGCGGCCTGGCTGCGCGAGGTACGGACGACATGGGCGGCCTGAACGGCTCCGTCGTCGGTCAGCCGCACGTACCGGCGGCGAGGGCCCGAGCGCTCGTTCGCCTCCTCCCATGACGACGTGACCCAGCCGAGGTTCTCGAGTCGATCGAGGATCGGGTAGACGGTGCCGGGAGGTCGGCCGCTCTGCTTGATGACGATCAGCCCCCAGCACGCATCGCGATGCTCGAGAAGAACGTCGAGTACATCGCGCGTCGCCGCCGTGACCCGGGTGAGTGGCTGCATGCCCGTGACTCTACCTATATCGAGATAGGAAGACAAGGCAGAATCGACGCTTACTCAGGGAGCACTCGATCGAGGCCACGATCGCCGACTGCCGCACAGAGGGCAGGCGGCTCGCGCCGGAACCGACTGTTCTGATCCGCACCACCGGTTCGAGAAGCACTCGCCGGCGCGAGCCGCGCCCCACCCTACTCCTCCGGGCTTTCCGTGGGTCGCAACCGCGACCCACGGCATCCGTCAGCGGAAGTAGTGCGGGCGGCTCACGTAGGTGTCGGAGACGAACATCACGCCCGCCGTTCCCTCGAGCAGGGCGCGGAGGCCCTCGATGAGGTCGTCGGCGCGGTCGTCGGGCACGACGGTGATGATGAGCGTCAGCGCGTCGCGGTCGTTGAAGAGCTGGCGGCCCTCGTGCGCGCCGTGGTGGCCGAGGCCGGTCACGGCGGGCAGGCTCGTGTAGCCGGTGGCCCCGGCGGCGACCACCTGCCGGCGCACCGCGTCGGCGTCGGCCGTGCGGGCGACGACCTCGATCTTGGTCATGCGGGTCAGCGACTCGCGGCTCATGCTGCGTCCTCCTCGGTCATGCGGGTGATGTCGGTGGTGGTCTCGGTGCTGGGCAGGGCGTACGGCTGCCAGCCCTCGCGGGTGCGGCGCTCCCAGGTTTGCGGTGCGTCGCCGGGTCGAACCATCGTGACCCAGTCGCCGTGCACGAGGTCGGCGACGATCTCGGCGCTGGCGATGATGCGGTCGATGCGCTCGCGCGGGGCGTCGACCACCACGAGCAGGCGCACCGGCTCGTGGTGCAGGCCCGCGCGGGTGCCGATCGACTGCCAGGGCAGGCCGAGGCGCAGGTCGCCGGTCGGGCCGCTCACGACGCCGGCCCCGCCGACCAGGTTGTGCACGGTCTTGGTGCCGGCGCCGAACACCTCCGGGTCGACGGCCGAGAAGTAGTACTGAGCGTTGATCCAGTGGGCGACGACGAGCGGCGCGGTCAGGATCGTCTCGAGCGCGATGCCCTCGGTGTCGTGCGCGGCCTCGTAGGAGTGCAGGAATACCCGGCGCCCCAGATCGGCGCTCTGGCTCAGCGTGCGCGGCCCGATGATGAGGGCGGCGTTGCGGGCGAGACCCCACTCCGGGTAGACCTGCGCCCAGTCGCCGGCGCGGCGGGCGACCACCGCAGCGGCCCGCTCGGGCCGGGGCGCGCGCGGCGCACCCGGCAGCTCGGCGGCGCGCTCGGCCGCGAGCCGGCGGCCGGCGGCCGCGGCGTCGCGCACGAGCTGCTCGACGGCGAGACGGCGGTCGACCCGCAGGTTCTCGAGGTCGAACACGGTGAGGGTGTCGGTGGCGGTGTCGTGCTCGCCGGCGACGACGATCGTCTCGTCGGGGATGCGGATACCGCGCTCGGCGAGCCCGGCCCGCACCGCCGGCGCCGAGAGCAGCGCGGCGGCGATGCGCGCGTTGGGCGCCCCGCGGTGGCCGCCGCAGGCACCGCAGTCGAGCGCCGTGCGGAAGGCGTTGTTCGTCGTGGTCGTGCCGTGGCCGACGAGCACGACGACCGGGGCGAAGTTCTCGACGAGGCCCATCGTGCGCAGGATCACCTCGGCCGTGTCGACCTGGTCATCGAGGGTCAGTGCCGAGTCGAGATCGAAGAGCGTGGGCGCCGCGGCCTCGTCGGGGCGGGCGACCGGCAGGCCACGGCCCGCCAGCACGCTGCGGGCGATCGCGCTCGGCCCGAGCATCCACCCGGTGACCTCGGCCCAGCCCAGCGGAGCACCGGCGACCGCGTCGGGGGCCTTCACGGCGCTGCGCAGGGCGCGCCGCGTGGCGAGCTGGTCGATGAGCCGGGCTGCCGCGCGCCAGGCTCCGGGCTCGGGTCGCTCGGCGACCTGGTAGCGGGGCGTGAGCAGCACGGGGCAGGCCGGCGCGGCTTCGGCGGCGGCGAGCGGTTCGACGGCGGCGGCGATGCCGAAGAATCCGGCGAAGCCTGCGGTCGTGTAGGCGCCCTGGCTCTCGAGGTGGCGGCGCAGACCCTCGCTGCGCGGGTCGATGCAGAACACCAGGTGCGCGACGGCGGCCGGGTGGGTCGGAGCGGCGCCGGGCGTCAGCTGTGCGAGCACGGCGGCGTGCGGAGCCGCCTCGAAGGCCTCCTGCCAGATGAGGGCGCGCTCGAGGGCACCGCCGGTCGGACCGGCAGGGCGCGGCGCGGGAACCGGGGCGGCGTCGAGCGCCCACACCAGGCCGAGCCGCACGGCGAGCAGGTCGAGCACCTCGACGTCGCCGCTCGTCATCGAGCGCCAGCGGATGAACGCCGCCCACCCGGGCAGCGCGGCGAGGTGGGCGCGCAGGGCGGGCAGCTGCTCGTCGTCGGCGATGCCGAGCAGGTCGAGCGCCCGCGCGAGGGCGAGGTCGGGCTTCTCGGGCAGCTCGGCGATGCGGGCGCGAGCGGCGCGCGGCAGAGCGGGGTCGCGGCGGGCGATGGCGCGCCAGGCGCCGTAGAAGCCGAGGCGGTCGACGGGCACCGGCCAGGCGGCAGCTTCCGGCGCGAGCGCGGCGCGGCACCAGCCGGCGACGAGCTCGTCGATCGGGTCGAGGGGAGCGTCGGCGGCCGCGTCGGCGGCATCGGCGCGTGCCGTGGCGGGGCCGGCGGGCGCCTCGGCGAGGAAGCGCGCGACGAGCGCCGCATCGTCGCCCGGCGTGCCGGGGCGGTGGCGGCGGATGCTCGCCGCGAGCTCGGCGGCCCCGATGCGCCCCGCGGCGAGGTGCGCGCGGAACTCGTGCTCGGGCAGCACCCCGCGGCCGCCGAGGGCGGGCGCGGCGCTCGACACCGCGGCGGCGAAGCCGTCGCCGAGCGCGGGCAGCACGGGGTTGACGGCGATCGCCGCGTCGAGGCCGTAGTACGGCGCGACGACGTTGGCCGCGAGGTCGGCGCGGGCGCGCACGCGGAGGGCGCGCGCGGTGTCGCTGCGCTGGGCGGCGGGGGTAGCAGTCATGCCGGGGCTCCGTTCGAGAGTCGTGCGGGGTTCAGGGGCTCGGCGCGTCAGGCCGTCTGCGGCTGCGGCTGGGGGGCATGGTTCGGCGCGGGAGCCGGTCGGCTCTCGCGGGGCCGCTCGACGCGCACGACGCCCGAGCCGAGCCGGTGCCCGAGGGCGAGCAGCACGAGGGCGACCCGGCCGGTCGGGGCCCAGCGGCGCACCGCCGCGAGCCCGGCCAGGGCGACGACGGCGAGCAGGGCGACCGCGAGGGCGACCGGCTGTGCGGCGAGGTCGGCGGGGCGGGTGAGGCCGAGCATCCCGGTGAGGGCGGAGGTGACGCCCGCGAAGGCGACCGCTCCGACGGCGAGGAGGGCCGTGAGGCCGAGGGCGCGGAGGCGGGAGGGCGCGAGCGCAGCCACGCGCGCACCGGCCGCGGCGAATGCGGTGCCGATGACGATGAGCAGCAGCAGCTCGGCGGGCCCGCGGCCGCCCGGATACAGGACGAGGGCGACAGCGACGAGGGCCGCGATCGGCAGAAGTGCCCCCGCGGCCGCTCGCGCGCGGCGCTCGGTCGCCGAGATCGGGAGCGGCCGCGGGGCGCGACGGTCGGCGGCGCGCCGGTCGATGCCATCGCTGGAGGAGAGGAACAGGGCGCTCTTGTAGAAGCCGTGCGCGACGAGGTGCAGGAGGGCGGCGGCGAGCAGACCGAGCGCGGCGACCAGCAGCATGAAGCCCATCTGGGCGACCGTGGAGGCCACGAGGCGCCCCTTGATGTCGGTGCGCACCAGCGCGGCGAGCACCCCCGCGACGATCGCGACCGCGCCCAGCGCGGCGAGCAGCGTGACCGCGATCGGGCTGCCGGCGATGAGGGCGAACTGGGTGATCACCAGGATGCCCCCGCCGTTGACGATGCCGCCGTGCAGGGCGGCGCTCACCGGAGTCGGGGCGTAGAGCGAGTCGACGAGCCAGGGGTGCGCGGGCGGGAGGGCGCAGCGCAGGGCGGCCGCGACGACCAGCAGCACGGCGGGCGCCTGACCGGCGGTACCGGTGGCGGCGAGCACCACGGCGAGCCAGAGCACCAGGTCACCCAGCACGAGCCACGGGCCGGCCCGCCGCAGGGCGGGGCGCCCGCCGCCGAGCCCCAGCGCGGCGAGGGTCGCGGCGGTGGCGAGGCTCCAGGCTGCGGCGAGCATCCAGAGCTCACCGGCGACGACGAGGAGGGCGGTCGCGGCGAGCATGCCGGCGATCGCGATCGTGACCGCGCGGCCGCGGCGGTCACCGCGCAGCGAGCGGTGGGCGAAGGGCAGCACAGCGGCGGCGATGCCGACGACGAGCACCAGCAGCAGGATCGCCAGCGGGTCGAGGCGCCAGGTGAGGTCGAGCGGGGTCATGGGTGAACCTCCTATCCCGCATCACAATACACGCAATCCATGTCATGTAAAGCGAATCGCCCGATTCGTGTCCGCATCGCGGGGCAGACCGGCGTACAGTGGGCCCGTGGCCGAGTGGACGTTCCTCACCAATCACTCACACGTGCTCGTGTGCCTCGCCGACGACCCCGATCTCCGCATTCGGGACATCGCGGAGCGGGTCGGCATCACCGAGCGTGCGACGCAGCGCATCGTCGCCGAGCTGACGGCCAGCGGCTACCTCGAGAAGCACCGCGACGGGCGGCGCAACCGGTACACGGTCGTTCTCGACCGACCCCTGCGGCACCCCGTCGAGGGCACGCACACGATCGGCGAGCTGCTGCGCGCCGTCGCCGCCCCCGGCATCTGACGCTCGCCGCCCCTCGCCCGCTCCGAACGTGGCGCGGGAGCCACCGCGGCACCGGACGCGAGGTCGACCACCGGTCGAGCCTCGCGGCCGACCCCGCGACGGGATGACCTAGGCCAGCTCGTTGCCCTCGAGCAGCTCGGTCACGAGCGCGGCGATCGCGCTGCGCTCGCTGCGGGTGAGCGTGATGTGCCCGAACAGGGCGTGGCCCTTGAGCGTCTCGATGACGCTCGCCACGCCGTCGTGGCGGCCGACGCGCAGGTTGTCGCGCTGGGCCACGTCGTGCGTCAGCACCACCTTCGAGTTCTGGCCGATGCGGCTCAGCACCGTCAGCAGCACGTTGCGCTCGAGCGACTGCGCCTCGTCGACGATGACGAAGGCGTCGTGCAGCGACCGGCCGCGGATGTGCGTGAGCGGCAGCACCTCGAGCAGCCCGCGGTCGATGACCTCGTCGAGCACGTTCTGCGACACCACCGACCCGAGGGTGTCGAAGGTGGCCTGCGCCCAGGGGTTCATCTTCTCGCCGGCGTCGCCCGGCAGGTAGCCGAGCTCCTGCCCGCCGACGGCGTACAGCGGGCGGAAGACCATGATCTTGCGCTGCTGCTGCCGCTCGAGCACCGCCTCGAGGCCGGCGCAGAGCGCGAGCGCCGACTTGCCGGTGCCGGCGCGGCCGCCGAGCGACACGATGCCGACCTGAGGGTCCATGAGCAGGTCGATCGCGAGGCGCTGCTCGGCCGAGCGGCCGTGCAGGCCGAAGATGTCGCGGTCACCGCGCACGAGCGCGATCTCGTCGTCACCGACCACGCGCCCGAGGGCAGAGCCGCGGTCGCTGTGGATGACGAGCGAGGTGTTGATCGGCAGCGTGGCGACGGCCGGCGTGCGCAGCACCTCGCGGTCGTAGAGCTGCGCCATCTGCTCGCTCGAGAGGGTGACATCGGCCATGCCCGTCCAACCGCTGTCGACGGCGAGCTCGGCCCGGTACTCCTCCGCGGCGAGGCCGATCGAGGCGGCCTTCACACGCAGCGGCAGGTCTTTCGACACCACCGTCACGGCGAGGCCGTCGTTGGCGAGGTTCATGGCGACGGCGAGGATCCGTGAGTCGTTGTCGCCGAGCTGCAGACCGCTCGGCAGCACCGACTGGTTCGAATGGTTCAGCTCGACGCGCAGCGAGCCGCCGTCCTCCCCCACCGCGACCGGGAAGTCGAGGCGCTCGTGGCGGATGCGGAGCTCATCGAGGTTGCGCAGGGCCTGGCGCGCGAAGTACCCGATCTCCGGGTCGTTGCGCTTCGCCTCCAGCTCGGCGATGACCACCACCGGCAGCACGACCGAGTGCTCGGCGAAGCGGAACATCGCCTTCGGGTCGCTCAGCAGCACCGAGGTGTCGAGCACGTACGTGCGCTGCGCGACATCCCTCCCGCCGGTCGAGGTCGAGGTGTTCTGACGGGAGGTCTTCGCAGCGGCCACCGGTGCTCCATCCCCGGGGACGCGGGCGACCCCGGACCTGTTGTGAGCGGATCGGCCGGAAGGTCGCAGGACGATCTGGCCGGCCGTCCCGATCGGGCGCGATGCCCGATGAGCGCGACGCTACGCCTGCGGGCGACGCGCGGCGGCAGCGACACGCGCACGACACGCAGTCGTCACGTTCGTCGGGGAGTCGCGAGCGATGCGAACTCGCGCAGCGCCGCGCGGAACTGCTCGATCGTGTCGTCCCCGGTCGACACGTGCGCGCCGAGCCGCACGCGGCCGTCGCGCACCGTCGCCGAGACCCCGTGATTGTGCAGGGCCGCCGCGAGCGCGCTCGTGAACTCCGGATGCGGAGCCAGCGACACGATGCCCGCCCGCTCGGCGTCCTCCCGCGGCGACACCACCTCGATGCCCTCCTCGTCGGCAACCTCGATGAGTCGCGCGGTGCGCTCGAGGATCGCGTCGCGGATCGCCGGCACGCCCACGTCGAGAACCGCCTCGACCGCCCCCGCGAGGCGCGCCTGGGCGGCGGCATCGGCGTACCCGACCCGGAAGGCGCCCGCGTCGGCGGCCGGCTCGACGACCTCGTGCAGCAGCTCGGGTCGGCCATGGGCGAGCCACCCCGACCAGACGGGTGTCAGATGCTCGCGAGCCCGATCGCTCAGGGCGAGGAACCCGGTGCCCTGGCCCGCGCGCAGCCACTTGTGGCCGCCCGAGGCGATGACGTCGGCGAGCTCCCAGGGAGCATCCACGATGCCCGCCCCCTGGATCGCGTCGACGATCAGGAGGCGGTCGCCGATGACCTGGCGGATTCCCTCGAGGTCGACGAGGTAGCCGGTGCGGTAGTCGACGAGGCTGACGACCACCGCCATGACCGAGCTGTCGAGCTGGGCCTTCACGACGGCGGGGGTGATGCGCTCGTGCTCGGCGACGATCGTGTGGGGCGTGAGCACGCCGAGGGCCTGGGCCGCCCGGGTCATCGCGTAGCCGATGGCCGGGAACTCGTCGGGCGAGGCCGCGACCGTACCCGTGAGCCCGAACATGACGTGCATGAGCGCCTGGCTCGTACTGGGCTGGAAGACCACCTGGTCGGGGCGGAAGCGCAGCAGCTCGGCGACGGCCGTGCGGACGCGCCCGTCCTGCTCCTCGAGCGCGCCGAGCGAGCCGAAGCGGGCCCGCGACAGCAGGTCGCAGTGGGCGCGCTGCTCGGCCAGAGCGAACTCGCCGATGGGCGAGATGCGCGGGTGGTCGAGGTAGCCGGGCTCCTCGACGAAGCCGGCACGGAACTCGTCGATCGTCATCGGGCTCACTGGCCGAACCTCCGCTGGCGGCGCGAGAAGTCGCGGAGCGCGCGGAGGAAGTCGACCTCGCGCAGGTCGGGGCCGAGCGCCTCGACGAAGTAGAACTCGCTGTGCGCGCTCTGCCACAGCATGAAGTCGCTGAGCCGCTGCTCGCCCGAGGTGCGGATCACCAGGTCGGGGTCGGGCTGGCCGCCCGTGTACAGGTGCTCCGCGATCTTCTCGGGCGTGACCAGCTCGGCGAGCTCATCGAGCGTTCCGCCGCTCTCGGCGTGGTGGTGCACGATCGCCCGCACCGCGTCGGCGATCTCGCGCCGCCCGCCGTAGCCGACCGCGAGGTTGATGTGCAGGCCGGTCTTCGCGGCGCTGGTCGCCTCCGCGGCGTCGAG comes from the Microcella frigidaquae genome and includes:
- a CDS encoding aminotransferase class V-fold PLP-dependent enzyme, giving the protein MTIDEFRAGFVEEPGYLDHPRISPIGEFALAEQRAHCDLLSRARFGSLGALEEQDGRVRTAVAELLRFRPDQVVFQPSTSQALMHVMFGLTGTVAASPDEFPAIGYAMTRAAQALGVLTPHTIVAEHERITPAVVKAQLDSSVMAVVVSLVDYRTGYLVDLEGIRQVIGDRLLIVDAIQGAGIVDAPWELADVIASGGHKWLRAGQGTGFLALSDRAREHLTPVWSGWLAHGRPELLHEVVEPAADAGAFRVGYADAAAQARLAGAVEAVLDVGVPAIRDAILERTARLIEVADEEGIEVVSPREDAERAGIVSLAPHPEFTSALAAALHNHGVSATVRDGRVRLGAHVSTGDDTIEQFRAALREFASLATPRRT
- a CDS encoding isoprenyl transferase, whose protein sequence is MGRLRRQLAGATHPRHVAMILDGNRRWARLREGTTAHGHRAGAEKIVEFLRWCDDAGIGVVTLYLLSTDNLTGRDSDELRELIAIIGALAGDLAAIDDWRVQHVGSRDGLPEGLLAELDAAEATSAAKTGLHINLAVGYGGRREIADAVRAIVHHHAESGGTLDELAELVTPEKIAEHLYTGGQPDPDLVIRTSGEQRLSDFMLWQSAHSEFYFVEALGPDLREVDFLRALRDFSRRQRRFGQ